In the genome of Silene latifolia isolate original U9 population unplaced genomic scaffold, ASM4854445v1 scaffold_274, whole genome shotgun sequence, one region contains:
- the LOC141639091 gene encoding uncharacterized protein LOC141639091, which translates to MIHSACGGNIANKNPDEAWEVITELAETSRQFERRSSRRGVSVMGVNPGFEEKVDNIASTLRDMLSGRQMAVICGICSTKGHPSDLCPQMQESDSQTVNGVWESIPNKKWDPYSNTYNEGWKAHPNFRWGNSQANPSSGPPRGQFIMRPQEQPSVPQAPPQATPSSSMSTEDMIRALTISVTQDRAENKQNFKNLENQISQLATAVNRLEAKQSGALPSQTVLNPRENVSAVSLRNGRQLVEIEKPKPKPKVVTIQEEEELVVEDDKLLKDGGEEDASNSKEVTPSIPSYDPLPPFPEALKDTRKKEPDTDIYETFRKCEVNIPLLDLIKSVPRYAKFLKELCTIKRNQKKRSLKKPKGKASEFVSALFKSKTPPKCSDPGVFTIPCTIGDTRFEKAMFDLGASINVIPFHVYESLKLGPLKSTRVVGQLANRSSVHPRGVVENVMVKEVDGVPILLGRPFLKTAGTRIDVPNGSLTMEFNGRVVKFEINPPNLTSSAVYSLCAIATNHNSMKSRKPPLPSKDCEILQDSPPREKRCILL; encoded by the exons ATGATTCATTCTGCTTGTGGAGGAAATATAGCCAACAAGAATCCAGATGAAGCTTGGGAAGTTATCACAGAGCTAGCTGAGACCTCTAGACAGTTTGAGAGAAGATCTTCACGGAGAGGAGTGAGTGTTATGGGTGTTAATCCTGGCTTTGAGGAAAAGGTTGATAATATTGCTTCCACACTCCGTGATATGTTATCTGGCAGACAAATGGCTGTTATTTGTGGTATATGCTCTACTAAGGGTCATCCTAGCGATTTGTGCCctcaaatgcaagagagtgattcTCAGACGGTGAATGGTGTATGGGAGAGTATTCCAAACAAGAAATGGGATCCATACTCTAATACTTATAATGAAGGATGGAAAGCTCATCCCAACTTCCGTTGGGGAAATTCTCAAGCTAACCCATCATCTGGCCCTCCTAGAGGTCAGTTTATTATGCGACCACAAGAGCAACCCTCCGTACCTCAGGCACCGCCACAAGCTACACCGAGCTCATCAATGTCTACTGAGGACATGATTCGGGCTCTTACCATCAGTGTCACTCAAGATAGAGCAGAAAATAAGCAAAATTTCAAGAATCTTGAGAATCAAATTAGTCAATTGGCTACTGCGGTCAATCGGTTGGAAGCTAAACAATCAGGTGCTTTACCATCTCAAACAGTTCTGAATCCTAGAGAGAATGTGAGTGCTGTGTCATTGAGAAATGGTAGACAATTGGTGGAGATTGAAAAGCCAAAACCTAAGCCTAAGGTGGTGACTattcaagaagaagaggagttAGTGGTGGAAGATGATAAGCTACTGAAAGATGGAGGAGAAGAAGATGCATCTAATTCAAAGGAGGTGACACCATCCATACCTTCATATGATCCATTGCCACCTTTTCCTGAGGCTTTGAAGGACACAAGGAAGAAGGAGCCTGACACTGATATTTACGAAACCTTTCGTAAATGCGAGGTAAATATTCCTTTACTTGATTTGATTAAGAGTgttcctaggtatgcaaagtttctaAAAGAACTTTGTACAATTAAAAGAAATCAAAAGAAACGTAGTTTGAAAAAGCCAAAGGGTAAAGCTAGTGAATTTGTGTCAGCTTTGTTTAAGAGTAAGACCCCTCCTAAGTGTAGTGATCCGGGTGTCTTTACTATACCTTGCACTATAGGTGATACACGGTTTGAAAAAGCCATGTTTGATCTAGGAGCGTCGATAAATGTCATTCCCTTCCATGTTTATGAGTCTCTTAAGCTTGGTCCTTTAAAGAGTACTAGGGTGGTAGGCCAACTTGCTAATAGGTCTAGTGTTCACCCTAGGGGAGTAGTAGAGAATGTAATGGTTAAG GAGGTCGATGGAGTCCCAATTTTATTGGGTCGACCATTCTTAAAGACTGCAGGAACCCGAATTGATGTTCCAAATGGTTCCTTGACTATGGAGTTTAATGGGAGGGTGGTTAAATTTGAAATTAATCCACCTAATTTGACTAGCTCTGCGGTTTATTCTCTTTGTGCTATTGCTACTAACCATAATTCTATGAAAAGCCGGAAGCCACCACTTCCGAGCAAAGATTGTGAGATTTTGCAGGACTCCCCACCTAGAGAGAAAAGGTGTATTCTTCTATAG